A stretch of the Mycobacterium sp. ITM-2016-00317 genome encodes the following:
- a CDS encoding FCD domain-containing protein, which yields MSERPNAGALHSSLVTALGTGIVSGKYQSGRILTLDAVSAEHGVSRSVAREAVRVLESMGMVASRRRVGITIQPAESWNVFDPVVIRWRLEVGDRKAQLVSLSELRVGFEPAAAALAARRASPHQCRVMAAAVSDMMVHGRSGDLDAYLLADRLFHQTLLEASGNEMFRALNGVVAEVLTGRTHHGMMPEKPNITAIALHDEVARAIRMGEHEQAERGMRAIIEESASAIVEEVPPTTTSLKTTTSPKTTTSPKSPAAEEH from the coding sequence GTGTCCGAACGGCCCAATGCTGGCGCTCTCCACAGCAGTCTGGTGACTGCATTGGGGACGGGCATCGTGTCGGGGAAGTACCAGTCAGGCCGGATTCTCACCCTGGATGCGGTGAGCGCGGAGCACGGCGTGTCCCGCAGTGTCGCCCGGGAAGCGGTGCGGGTCCTGGAATCGATGGGCATGGTCGCCTCCCGGCGCCGGGTCGGGATCACCATCCAACCCGCCGAGAGCTGGAACGTCTTCGATCCCGTGGTGATCCGGTGGCGGTTGGAGGTGGGGGACCGCAAAGCCCAGCTGGTCTCGCTGTCGGAGCTGCGCGTGGGGTTCGAGCCCGCGGCGGCCGCGCTGGCGGCGCGGCGGGCGAGTCCGCATCAGTGCCGAGTCATGGCAGCCGCGGTGTCCGACATGATGGTCCACGGGCGAAGCGGAGATCTCGACGCATATCTCCTGGCGGACAGACTGTTTCACCAAACACTGCTCGAAGCGAGCGGCAACGAGATGTTCCGGGCGCTCAACGGCGTGGTGGCCGAAGTGCTCACCGGACGCACCCATCACGGCATGATGCCGGAGAAACCCAACATCACGGCGATCGCTCTGCACGATGAGGTGGCGCGCGCGATCAGGATGGGCGAGCACGAACAAGCCGAACGGGGGATGCGCGCCATCATCGAGGAATCGGCGTCGGCAATCGTCGAGGAAGTTCCTCCGACTACGACCTCACTGAAAACTACGACGTCTCCGAAAACTACGACGTCTCCGAAAAGCCCGGCGGCCGAGGAGCATTGA
- a CDS encoding gluconokinase codes for MAAPIVVMGVSGSGKSTVGAALAQRLRVPFADADDFHPPANIEKMSAGHALNDGDRFPWLESIGQWLALHGDGGVMSCSALKRAYRDQLRRHCRDIEFLHLEGSIETIGRRQASRPGHFMPATLLESQFKTLEPLEPDERGVVIDVDQSIDAIVENYVSTQDSHVHEEDR; via the coding sequence ATGGCAGCACCCATCGTCGTCATGGGAGTTTCGGGGTCCGGGAAATCCACCGTCGGGGCCGCACTGGCCCAGCGCCTGCGGGTCCCCTTCGCCGATGCTGATGACTTCCACCCCCCGGCGAACATCGAGAAGATGTCGGCCGGCCATGCGCTGAACGACGGCGACCGCTTCCCCTGGCTGGAATCGATCGGACAGTGGCTGGCACTGCACGGCGACGGCGGGGTGATGAGCTGCTCCGCCCTCAAACGCGCATACCGGGACCAGCTGCGGCGACATTGCCGGGATATCGAGTTCCTCCACCTCGAGGGCTCGATCGAGACGATCGGCAGGCGGCAGGCCAGCAGGCCGGGCCACTTCATGCCCGCCACGCTCCTCGAATCCCAGTTCAAGACGCTGGAACCGCTCGAACCCGATGAGCGTGGTGTCGTCATCGACGTCGACCAGTCCATCGACGCCATCGTCGAAAACTACGTCAGCACACAAGATTCCCACGTACACGAGGAGGACCGGTGA